A section of the Phycodurus eques isolate BA_2022a chromosome 4, UOR_Pequ_1.1, whole genome shotgun sequence genome encodes:
- the LOC133401906 gene encoding nesprin-2-like, with protein sequence MPVMHSLLEYLEELSKSITEKLSKSVKDIESGLQVREKLSEQIANIDSWVGTHLQRETMKTIRMEFMSPGEVDRSDLEIQETLVEAEKQSAACEALLMKSKDIASELSITENCQLFDKLINLQEDISNISSHERVNKKELDEHVQAIESNKRELITVERSLRQMQEELNKLRFPVTTELLQILESFKQMLLEHKSKIDLLQYWIQEDKTSELYSVTAEIHNKLTTLQLKARDHEKYLNMRQTVEDLKEAVEEQLCQTKEDSQVEEKYKIYQKLLFHFPLIKRLCKEVGSKLHMISTDLYPSQLCSEQQRLQQNEERFKTLEMKTLSNLSIIEWSLVKELDLDSERKVMRAFLWDAHQELQNPLPMTPNETCINKEYQRILFLKNMVESRMRALEFLEHNKGNTEGTGSSDLEDLKNVFLRECDSQLDNISDARTSLRNYTHTVKQALQFLRDFEVSLLPLPALTGICCEKLEETQVILASLEDHFQPYMDQLSQVALHPLLSPVELERLQESILSQLLVRMSTLKANGYLQLENLSSCAENYRKYTKFHDKIRKAEASLEQFASQKVNSLADCSEQLEKLKILQEDLDSVQNHLEEMVEWCPEQRCRGHRETSMAAAWKRVTKLRLCSQQLTARLKQRIVEWSDITRSVEKASAVLQQVEEELPEPAPLMASTKGLLDLQQRWEQYQDRLDCEHHALSILELRVARLLGVPANMEQAPTPFYLQLQAMQTVYDTLNQRSREGLEWIKLELEEKEKVQEELQVVWVWLTAADSLLSDIDPSSSPAKLKGIHSQLCIQKALVHRIKERLKSKYFESDMVPVEINGQLQEIQKTLDQVEDKVEEAIEKSGPVHRIAAKLLETQAGLRSVQERLEDRSSSVAEAKLAQKMVWDKLNKWHSCVAALESDVQGLESPQEALYLTERLVEVQQLHVQLVKQAEQKTTLLSRMQTWLEEHQEMINSSKSWMSDSQSWLAAPRTYTTAKCLSEHVGALQTVLNDSEQIRTTLQGFTSVLDQISQVVEVSTLREQLAEADLQVAAVQDSFAAPLSRLEQAAAEVNMMETEVRKMQNNIAEIKTIFCSPETLPSLKEKRLKMVEQKIQSMRSSIADIQKSKLDLHLPEKGEETLTVFSVINQLQTLLLELEKKVPALFIQHLPTQTQHTQQVQGRAQFATSQSELEKSSSEEAEVGDGEPGRIRIAHVEDKLLQRSGDSLMTAKRATPEQRRSEMADSGPRGRDGGSGDGGDTDGGGGEVLPAEEACQKMGGEAPELKAGAGGVLWWLWDTFQGASPEEVSSVSVPERSQASCGQSQQGSGAPDDSSSEAISSTLDSVRCQNFPDRMVNTSTSTVSKAQPPQQRCLLC encoded by the exons ATGCCTGTGATGCATTCCCTGTTGGAATATCTTGAAGAGCTTTCAAAGTCAATCACGGAGAAGCTGTCCAAGTCTGTGAAGGACATAGAATCTGGTCTGCAGGTCAGAGAAAAGCTGTCAGAACAGATTGCAAATATCGACTCCTGGGTCGGGACACATCTGCAAAGAGAGACAATGAAGACCATCCGGATGGAATTCATGAGTCCTGGTGAGGTTGATCGCAGTGATCTTGAGATCCAGGAGACCCTTGTTGAGGCAGAAAAGCAGTCTGCTGCCTGTGAAGCTCTTTTAATGAAGAGTAAAGACATTGCTTCTGAGCTTAGCATCACAGAGAACTGCCAGCTTTTTGACAAGCTTATCAACCTCCAGGAAGACATCAGCAACATTAGTAGCCATGAAAGGGTCAACAAAAAAGAGCTTGATGAACATGTCCAAGCTATAGAATCAAACAAGAGAGAGCTAATCACTGTTGAAAGAAGCCTAAGGCAGATGCAAGAAGAACTGAACAAACTGAGGTTCCCCGTCACAACAGAATTGCTGCAAATTTTGGAATCTTTCAAACAAATGCTTTTGGAGCACAAGTCCAAGATTGACCTTCTCCAATACTGGATTCAGGAAGATAAGACAAGTGAATTGTATTCAGTCACTGCTGAAATTCATAACAAACTGACTACCCTGCAATTAAAGGCCAGAGACCACGAGAAGTACCTCAACATGAGGCAGACTGTGGAGGACCTTAAAGAGGCTGTCGAGGAGCAGCTCTGTCAGACCAAAGAAGACAGCCAGGTGGAGGAAAAGTACAAGATCTACCAGAAGCTTCTTTTTCACTTCCCTCTGATAAAAAGACTTTGCAAGGAGGTTGGATCGAAACTCCATATGATCTCAACTGACCTATATCCTTCTCAGCTGTGCTCAGAGCAACAGAGACTTCAACAAAACGAGGAGCGCTTTAAAACATTGGAAATGAAAACCCTCAGCAATCTCAGCATTATCGAGTGGTCTCTGGTTAAAGAACTTGATCTCGACTCAGAGAGGAAAGTCATGCGAGCCTTCCTCTGGGATGCTCACCAGGAGCTTCAGAACCCCCTACCGATGACGCCAAATGAAACATGCATTAATAAGGAATACCAGAGGAtcctgtttttgaaaaatatggttGAGTCGCGAATGAGAGCACTAGAATTTCTAGAGCATAATAAAGGCAACACGGAAGGAACCGGATCATCAGATCTTGAAGACTTGAAGAATGTCTTTCTACGTGAATGTGACTCACAATTG GACAATATCTCTGATGCAAGGACATCACTGAGAAACTACACCCATACTGTAAAACAAGCACTGCAGTTCTTGAGGGACTTTGAGGTCTCTCTGCTGCCCCTTCCTGCCTTAACTGGAATCTGTTGTGAAAAGTTGGAGGAGACGCAGGTCATCTTGGCCTCACTGGAGGATCATTTCCAGCCTTACATGGACCAGTTGAGCCAAGTTGCCCTGCATCCTTTACTGTCCCCCGTGGAGTTAGAGCGACTCCAAGAGAGTATTCTGAGCCAGCTCCTAGTGAGGATGTCCACACTTAAAGCAAATGGTTACCTTCAATTGGAGAATCTCAGCAG CTGTGCAGAAAActacagaaaatacacaaaattcCATGACAAAATTAGGAAAGCCGAGGCTAGCCTGGAGCAGTTTGCCTCTCAGAAGGTCAACTCGCTAGCCGACTGCAGTGAGCAGCTGGAAAAGCTTAAA ATTCTGCAAGAGGATCTGGACTCTGTACAGAATCATCTTGAGGAGATGGTGGAGTGGTGTCCAGAGCAGAGGTGCCGAGGACACCGAGAGACCTCCATGGCTGCAGCCTGGAAACGCGTGACAAAACTCCGCCTTTGCTCACAACAGCTGACTGCGAGACTCAAACAGAGGATTGTAGAATGGAGTGACATCACCCGCAGT GTGGAGAAAGCCTCCGCTGTGCTGCAGCAGGTGGAGGAGGAGCTCCCCGAGCCTGCCCCGTTGATGGCCTCCACTAAAGGACTTCTTGACCTGCAGCAGCGCTGGGAACAATACCAGGACAGACTGGACTGCGAACATCATGCACTTTCCATCCTCGAATTACGTGTAGCCAGGCTGCTAGGTGTCCCTGCCAATATGGAACAGGCACCAACTCCATTCTATCTGCAGCTGCAAGCGATGCAGACAGTCTATGACAC cCTCAACCAGAGGAGCCGAGAAGGTTTGGAGTGGATCAAGCTGGAgctggaggagaaagaaaaagtgCAAGAAGAGCTGCAGGTGGTTTGGGTTTGGTTGACGGCGGCTGACAGTCTTTTGTCAGACATAGATCCAAGCAGCAGCCCAGCAAAACTGAAG GGGATCCACAGCCAATTGTGCATCCAGAAAGCTCTGGTCCATCGCATCAAGGAGAGACTGAAGTCAAAGTACTTTGAATCTGACATGGTCCCTGTCGAGATCAACGGCCAACTTCAGGAGATCCAAAAGACTCTGGACCAAGTCGAGGATAAG GTTGAAGAGGCGATCGAGAAGAGTGGACCCGTGCACAGAATCGCAGCAAAGCTCCTCGAGACGCAAGCTGGCCTGAGGTCAGTGCAAGAGAGGCTGGAAGACAGAAGTTCCAGTGTGGCAGAAGCAAAGCTCGCTCAGAAG ATGGTGTGGGACAAGCTGAACAAGTGGCACTCGTGTGTTGCGGCGCTGGAGTCTGACGTGCAGGGCTTGGAGAGTCCACAGGAGGCACTGTACCTCACAGAAAGATTGGTGGAGGTGCAGCAGCTCCATGTACAGCTCGTCAAACAGGCAGAGCAGAAGACAACACTCCTTAGCAGG ATGCAAACTTGGCTTGAGGAGCATCAGGAAATGATCAACAGCTCCAAGAGTTGGATGTCGGACTCTCAGTCGTGGCTCGCCGCTCCGCGCACTTACACCACGGCTAAATGTCTGAGTGAACACGTTGGAGCTCTGCAG ACGGTGTTGAATGACTCGGAGCAGATCCGAACCACGTTGCAGGGTTTCACTTCAGTCCTGGACCAAATCTCTCAAGTGGTCGAAGTCTCGACTCTTCGGGAACAATTGGCGGAAGCCGACCTCCAAGTGGCAGCCGTTCAGGACAGTTTTGCGGCTCCATTGTCTCGACTTGAGCAAGCTGCTGCT GAGGTCAACATGATGGAGACTGAAGTCAGGAAGATGCAGAATAACATTGCTGAGATTAAGACTATCTTCTGTTCTCCAGAGACATTGCCCAGCCTCAAGGAGAAACGTCTGAAG ATGGTTGAGCAGAAGATCCAGTCCATGAGGAGCAGCATAGCAGACATCCAGAAATCCAAACTGGACCTTCATCTTCCAGAGAAGGGAGAGGAGACCTTGACTGTCTTTAGTGTCATCAATCAGCTACAAACTTTGCTGCTGGAACTGGAGAAG AAGGTTCCAGCTCTGTTCATCCAGCATCTTCCGACTCAGACTCAACATACTCAACAGGTTCAAGGCAGAGCCCAATTCGCGACATCCCAATCAGAACTAGAGAAATCCAGCTCAGAAGAGGCTGAG GTGGGCGATGGTGAGCCGGGCCGCATCAGGATTGCACACGTCGAGGACAAATTGCTACAACGCTCTGGAGACTCGCTGATGACAGCGAAAAGAGCGACGCCTGAGCAGAGACGCTCGGAGATGGCCGACAGTGGGCCG CGAGGGCGTGACGGCGGTAGTGGCGATGGGGGTGACACTGACGGTGGCGGTGGCGAGGTGCTCCCAGCTGAGGAGGCCTGTCAGAAAATGGGAGGGGAGGCGCCGGAACTGAAGGCAGGTGCAGGAGGTGTTTTGTGGTGGCTCTGGGATACTTTCCAGGGTGCTTCCCCAGAG GAAGTCAGCAGCGTTAGTGTCCCAGAAAGGAGCCAAGCTTCATGCGGACAAAGTCAACAG ggCTCTGGTGCCCCCGATGATAGTTCCTCTGAGGCTATATCCTCAACCCTGGACTCAGTCAGATGTCAGAACTTCCCCGATCGCATGGTAAACACCTCCACCTCCACCGTCTCCAAAGCTCAGCCCCCCCAGCAGAGATGTTTGCTTTGCTAG